Below is a genomic region from bacterium.
CGTGTCCCCGACTCGTTCAGCGACGGTCTGCGGAGCTTCACCGTGGAGCAGAAGCTGGGACACGACCGTGTGCCGGAGCACGTAAGGGCCGTCTCCTTTTCGAAGCTCGATTCCCGCCTTCTCGGCAATCCGCACGAAGTGCCGGGTGCGGAGGTTGTCTGGGCTCATCAGCCCGCCGTGCTCGTTCGGGAAGATGAGGTCGAGACTCCGATCGTAGTTCGGGCCCAGCCCGAGGATGTGTCTGCTCTGGCTGACCTTGTGGGCGGCCAGAGCGTCGATGACGGACTGGGGCAGGGGAATCCGACGGGTCTTTCGCGTCTTGGTTGGGGCAAGAATCAGGCGGCTCTTCCCGTCCTTGGAGACAGCCTGCCGAAAGGTGACGTGAGTCTCGTCGTCCAGGTCTTGCCACGTGACAGCAAGAGCCTCCCCCGGACGACAGCCCGTCGCCGCCATGAAGTACCAGAGCACATCGAACCGGGTGCCCTGGGATGCCGAGAGAAACGCCCGAAGTTCAGCGACGGTGAGCGACCGCCGCTCGTCTTGCCTTCCATGATCTCCATCCCTGCGCCGAGGCAGTTCGATGTCTGCGGCTGGGTTGTGAGCGATACGCTGCTGTCTGATCGCGCGGCTGAACGCCTGCGAGAGA
It encodes:
- a CDS encoding site-specific integrase, with translation MGRREGQIEDKGPGKWRLRWSTGWDPVKKRYTKTSETFLGTKRQAESRLRLIQKSLEDTSYVEPSRITLGEHIEEWLASPGLRNKVSERTLHGMGLMLRKHVIPVLGQRKLQKIGNPQVQNLIDGLSDRAGKALSPRTHQVVRRLLSQAFSRAIRQQRIAHNPAADIELPRRRDGDHGRQDERRSLTVAELRAFLSASQGTRFDVLWYFMAATGCRPGEALAVTWQDLDDETHVTFRQAVSKDGKSRLILAPTKTRKTRRIPLPQSVIDALAAHKVSQSRHILGLGPNYDRSLDLIFPNEHGGLMSPDNLRTRHFVRIAEKAGIELRKGDGPYVLRHTVVSQLLLHGEAPQTVAERVGDTVETIMSHYAHAVPRLQAGATETIDRIAFGD